One genomic segment of Desulfovulcanus ferrireducens includes these proteins:
- a CDS encoding branched-chain amino acid ABC transporter permease yields MLLQVIINGILKGGLYALMALGMSLIWGVMDIINIAHGAFIMLGAYTSYWLFELMGMDPFVSLVFSMGIMFFIGYAIQKNLINLVIRAEILTTLLLAFGIEIFIINAALILWTADVRKVKVAYAAANFEFMGATIPYVRLAAFALAIIISIILFIVLNKTRLGRAIRATSQDIEAAKLAGVKVSNIYAITYAIGTSLAAAAGTLWAILFPVNPIMGGHLTLKSFVVTIVGGLGTMLGPLIGGLTLGVVEAIGTNWFGSTYENLISFTILVLVLIFMPKGILGGKAQR; encoded by the coding sequence ATGCTTTTGCAGGTCATTATCAATGGGATACTAAAAGGTGGTTTATATGCTCTTATGGCCCTTGGGATGTCTCTTATCTGGGGGGTTATGGACATAATCAACATCGCACATGGTGCGTTTATTATGCTTGGGGCCTATACATCGTACTGGCTATTTGAACTGATGGGAATGGACCCTTTTGTCAGTCTAGTCTTCTCTATGGGCATTATGTTTTTCATAGGTTATGCAATCCAGAAAAACCTGATCAATCTTGTCATCAGAGCTGAAATTTTGACCACTCTGCTTTTGGCTTTCGGAATAGAAATTTTTATCATAAACGCCGCTCTGATTTTGTGGACTGCCGATGTAAGAAAGGTCAAGGTTGCCTATGCAGCGGCAAATTTTGAATTTATGGGAGCAACAATTCCATATGTAAGACTAGCTGCCTTTGCCCTGGCAATAATAATCAGTATCATCCTGTTTATTGTCTTGAACAAAACCCGGCTGGGGAGGGCTATCAGGGCTACATCCCAGGATATAGAAGCAGCAAAACTGGCCGGTGTTAAAGTGTCCAATATCTATGCCATAACCTATGCCATAGGCACGAGCCTGGCAGCAGCCGCAGGAACCTTGTGGGCCATCTTGTTTCCTGTCAATCCGATCATGGGAGGTCACCTTACTCTGAAATCCTTTGTCGTAACCATAGTCGGGGGACTGGGGACCATGCTGGGTCCGTTAATCGGCGGATTGACCCTGGGCGTTGTTGAGGCCATCGGGACTAACTGGTTCGGCTCAACCTATGAAAACCTGATCAGTTTCACCATACTTGTGCTGGTCCTTATCTTTATGCCCAAAGGAATATTAGGGGGGAAAGCTCAAAGATGA
- a CDS encoding amino acid ABC transporter substrate-binding protein — translation MKKILVTLGCLALLISFSSLSFAKDVIKLGCAISFTGKKSRSGKLYVDAYNLAVEEINKKGGIEIGGKRYKLEIIYYDDKSEATESSRLVEKLISEDKVDFLLGPYSSGITIPDSLVARRYRVPMVEGGGASGKIFSRGNKYIFGLLPAAGEYFKSTLEFLKTVNPVPKTIAILFADDKFDVSVAKGTKKIAEKMGYEVVIYEKYAEGTSDFTSVLTKIKAKNPDVVLVAGHTEESLNFTQQAKELDVNPKMISLTVGPSEADFRKALGKDANYIYGVASWSTQMNFKGYIFKDTKEFIKIFEKKFGYEPDYHNAAGIACVAVIKNAIERAGTLDREKVREMIASTKLDTIYGRVEFNPNGQIKGTSVVLQILDNSVYEVYPHEYKKPVYPIPKWKER, via the coding sequence GTGAAAAAAATTCTAGTTACTCTAGGTTGCCTGGCCTTATTGATTTCCTTTTCAAGTTTAAGCTTTGCAAAGGATGTGATTAAACTAGGCTGTGCCATTTCATTTACCGGTAAGAAAAGCAGGTCAGGTAAACTCTATGTTGATGCCTACAATTTAGCAGTAGAAGAAATTAACAAAAAAGGCGGCATTGAGATTGGAGGAAAAAGATATAAATTAGAAATTATATATTATGATGACAAGAGCGAGGCCACGGAAAGCTCCAGACTGGTAGAAAAATTAATCAGTGAAGACAAAGTTGATTTTTTGCTTGGACCATACAGCAGCGGTATCACCATTCCTGACAGTCTTGTTGCCAGAAGATATAGGGTTCCTATGGTAGAAGGTGGCGGCGCTTCGGGTAAAATTTTTAGCAGAGGAAATAAATATATCTTTGGATTGCTTCCTGCTGCCGGAGAGTATTTTAAATCTACCCTGGAATTTTTAAAAACAGTCAACCCTGTACCAAAAACAATAGCTATTCTTTTTGCCGATGATAAATTTGATGTCAGTGTCGCAAAAGGTACAAAAAAGATCGCAGAAAAGATGGGCTATGAAGTAGTTATTTATGAAAAATATGCCGAAGGAACATCTGACTTCACCTCAGTGTTGACCAAAATAAAAGCCAAAAACCCCGATGTAGTGTTGGTTGCCGGACACACGGAAGAATCCCTGAACTTCACCCAGCAGGCAAAAGAACTGGACGTTAATCCTAAAATGATCAGTCTCACCGTTGGTCCCTCTGAAGCTGATTTCAGAAAGGCCCTGGGCAAAGATGCAAACTATATTTATGGAGTAGCCTCCTGGTCTACCCAGATGAATTTCAAAGGATATATTTTCAAAGATACAAAGGAGTTTATTAAAATATTTGAAAAAAAATTCGGATATGAACCTGACTATCACAACGCTGCCGGTATTGCTTGTGTAGCAGTCATAAAAAATGCCATTGAAAGAGCCGGGACTCTGGACAGAGAAAAAGTGAGGGAAATGATTGCCTCCACAAAACTGGATACCATCTACGGTCGTGTTGAATTTAATCCCAATGGCCAGATAAAAGGCACAAGTGTTGTGTTGCAAATATTGGACAACAGTGTCTACGAAGTCTATCCCCATGAATATAAAAAACCAGTATATCCCATTCCAAAGTGGAAAGAGAGATAA